TATCATGATTTCAAAATCAAAAAAGTTATTTCAAATCAATGTTTCCTATTTTGACATTAATTGTTGTATATTTATCCTTTTTCAATATCGTTACAAATCAGAGAATCTGAATTTTTTATCAGAGCTTGTGAATTGGCTACAATGATAAGTTGCAGAATATTTCTATTGACACCTGACTCATTCAGTTATTATCAGATTTTTTTCTGTAAAATGATTTTTATTAGCTTATTTGGTAACTGTCTATTAAGATTTTCTTTGATATTTGTAAAAATAAATTTGAGTTCGTAAAACTGAATATCCTGTTACAATGAGTGATAAAAACGATAAACCCAAAAAGAAAACCAGAAAGGATTTCTTACAGGAAATAGGAATTGTTGGGGTTGGTTCTGTTTTAGCGGGTTCTGCTATTTTTGCCGGGATAAATTATGACCGCAAAAAGAAGGCCGGTGATCGGATAAAAGTTCTTACAGCTGAAAACGAACTGTTGGAGATTGATAAGAATGATACAACCAAAGTAAAAAAAACGAAGGCGGAAGACCTTACGCTGCTGCAGCAGGAAGGCCGTGATGGAATAGCGGGAAAACGCTGGGTGATGGTGGTTGATTTATCAAAGTGCCGCAATGCGCGTAAATGCATGTCGGCATGTCAGCATGCACATCATTTGAGACCTGAACAGCATCATATCAATGTTTTGAAGATGCAGGAATCAAAGCACACACCCCCGTTTTATATGGCAAAGCCCTGTCAGCATTGCGATAATCCACCCTGTGTTGCAGTTTGCCCGGTTGACGCTACGTTTAAAAGACCTGACGGAATTGTGCTGATTGATAATGAAAGATGCATCGGTTGTAGATTCTGCATTGCAGCCTGCCCTTATAGTGCCCGGGTTTTCAATTGGGCAACTCCTTTAATGGAGGAAGAAGATAAGGATAAAACATACAATGTGGAGCTGAATGTGCCCCAGCGTAAAGGAACCATCAGCAAATGCTGTTTCAGCGCCGACCAGGTGCGCGAAGGAAAATTGCCCTATTGCGTATCGGCATGTCCAAACGGTGTTTATTATTTTGGTGATGAGAACGAAGATGCTGTTACCAATGGCACGACGAAAGAAACCGTGCGATTACAAAAACTTCTGGAAGACAATGCCGGATACCGTTTGATGCCTGAACTCGGAACTGAGCCAAGGGTATATTATCTGCCTCCTAAAAATAAGTCATATCCTTTTCAGGATATTGACCGGCCGGAAGCATCGGAACATTTGGAAAGTAACAATGGTTAAATGAAAAATATTTATGCCGGATCAAAGTAAACTTGATAAAATCACATCCGACCTGTTGCGGCCAATCAGGCTGAACAAGAGTTTTGTTGCCTGGATGGGCTTTTTGGGTATATCGCTGGTGATTTGTCTTTATGCTTACACAACCCAGCTTAAAGACGGACTGTCTGTAACGGGTCTGAGCGATTATATTTCATGGGGAATGTATATTTCTAACTTTGTTTTCTTTGTGGCAACAAGCCTTGTCGGGATGCTGATAAGTGCCGTGCTCGGTCTTTCCGGTGCCAAATGGGCTTCGCCCTTAGCGCGTATTGCCGAAATTATTGCATTGGCTTTTGCTGCCGTGGCCGGTTTGGTAATTGTTTCCGATATGGGGCACCCCGAGCGGCTGTTAAATGTTTTTATGTACGGAAGACTGCAATCGCCTATTGTATGGGATGTGACAGTGGTAATGGTGTATGTGGTGATTAGCGCATTATTGCTGTATGTGCCGATGATTCCCGATATGAAAATATGCGCTGAAAAAGTTGACAATGCCCCCAGACTATTAAAAAAACTTTACAAAATACTTTCACTGAACTGGACCGGTAATGCTGAGCAGGAAAAAATCATTAAGCGCTCCACAAAAATTCTTGCGATATTGATTGTGCCCGTGGCATTGGCCATTCACACCGTCACGTCGTGGCTGTTTGCAAGCACTTCTCGCGTAGGCTGGGATTCTACTATTTTCGGCCCCTATTTTGTTACAGGAGCCTTTGTATCGGGCGGAGCTGCCGTAATTATCGCCATGTATTTTTACAGGAAAAATTTTAAACTTCAGGATTACATTACCGAAATGCACTTCGATAAAATGGGCAAGTTTTTAGTGTTGCTTTCACTGATTTATCTATACTTCAATTTGAATGAATTTTTAGTGCCGGGTTACAAAATGAAAAAGTTTGACGCAGCTCATTTGCATGATATTTTTGTCGGCACGCATGCCTTACTATTCTGGGCAGTTCAGATATTTGGTTTGGTGCTACCGATTATTTTCATGCTGTTCCGAAAAATGAGAAAGCCGTTGCCCATTCTGATTATCGCGATATTTGTGCTCGTCGGAGCCTGGTTTAAACGATATATTATTGTTGTTCCTACGCAGGAACATCCTTTTCTGCCTATCCAGAATGTACCTCTTAATTTTAAAATATATACGCCTACGATTACAGAAACCTTAATTACCATTGCACCGTTTATTCTGGTGTTGATAATAATTACGATTTTATCGAAGCTGTTTCCTGTAATTCCGGTTCAGGAAACAATGCATCAGGCAGAAGAAATTAAAAACGAAAATTGATGATGTCAGGGAAAAAGCTACCTATTTTTATTACGTTAACGTTATTGTTGTCTGCTTTTTTGCATGTCATTGCATCGGGTCAGGGATGGGACATTCCTGCTGATAAAAAAGCAAAGAACAGTTACATTAAATTCAGTGATACAACGGCACGGCTCGGCAAGGAAATCTATACTAAGAATTGTATGATTTGCCACGGAGATCCAGGCAAGGGAAACAGTTTAAAAACCCTGGTTCCCGTACCACCCGATCTGGCTTCTGCAAAAACTCAAACCCTTACCGACGGTGAGTTGTTTTATATCCTGTCAACAGGAAAGCTTATTATGCCTTCGTTCAAGAATATCCTGTCGGAAGCTGACCGTTGGACGGTGATTTCTTTTATCCGGAGTTTTAATAAAAAATATGTTCAGGTACTTTCTAAAACAAATCCTGAAATAAGTAAGAAAGTAAAGATTAAACTGGCGTTCGATTCGGTGGCTCATAAAATCCGGGTTGAAGTTAAAGCCACTGAGAAAGATGGTATCATCCCACTTAAAGACGCTGAAATAGTGCTGTTCGCCTCACGATATTTTGGAAAATTGCAGATTGATAAAACGCTTCACACGAATAGTGATGGCGTCGCTGTATTTAAATTTCCCTGGGATTTGCCGGGCGATAAAGACGGAAATGTTGAGCTGGTTGTTAATGTAAATGATGACACCTACGGCGAAATTGAATCAGTTCAAAAAATGAAGGTTGGAATACCAACAGATAAACCCGGCTTGACAGAAAAACGTGCCATCTGGAATGTCCTGAAAAAGGCGCCCTGGTGGATAATCATCACTTATACATCTATTTTATTGGTGGTCGGTTCGGTCTTACTATATGTGATTATTAATTTAAGAAAATTAATGAAATCAGGAAATAACTAAAACGAAACAATTATGAAAATTCTAACGGTTATTGGCAGAATTTTATTCGCTCTGCCATTCGGAATCATCGGTCTGAATCATTTTTTTATGACTGATTTTTTTCTGGGAATGATGTCGTCATTTATCCCGAGCGGAGGCTACACAATTTTACTGACGGGGGTATTTTTAATTGCAGCGAGCATCAGCATCATGCTGAATAAATTCATCAGAATCACATGCTTCTGTTTAGCCGGGTTATTATTGATTTTTATTGCTACTATCCATATCCCGGGATTATTTACAGCAAACGCTGAGCTGGCTCTTGTCGAACTTTTGAAAGATACAAGTTTAATGGGTGGCGCT
This is a stretch of genomic DNA from Bacteroidota bacterium. It encodes these proteins:
- a CDS encoding cytochrome c; its protein translation is MMSGKKLPIFITLTLLLSAFLHVIASGQGWDIPADKKAKNSYIKFSDTTARLGKEIYTKNCMICHGDPGKGNSLKTLVPVPPDLASAKTQTLTDGELFYILSTGKLIMPSFKNILSEADRWTVISFIRSFNKKYVQVLSKTNPEISKKVKIKLAFDSVAHKIRVEVKATEKDGIIPLKDAEIVLFASRYFGKLQIDKTLHTNSDGVAVFKFPWDLPGDKDGNVELVVNVNDDTYGEIESVQKMKVGIPTDKPGLTEKRAIWNVLKKAPWWIIITYTSILLVVGSVLLYVIINLRKLMKSGNN
- a CDS encoding DoxX family protein encodes the protein MKILTVIGRILFALPFGIIGLNHFFMTDFFLGMMSSFIPSGGYTILLTGVFLIAASISIMLNKFIRITCFCLAGLLLIFIATIHIPGLFTANAELALVELLKDTSLMGGALMIAGFYGAPKVESTKE
- the nrfD gene encoding NrfD/PsrC family molybdoenzyme membrane anchor subunit, whose product is MPDQSKLDKITSDLLRPIRLNKSFVAWMGFLGISLVICLYAYTTQLKDGLSVTGLSDYISWGMYISNFVFFVATSLVGMLISAVLGLSGAKWASPLARIAEIIALAFAAVAGLVIVSDMGHPERLLNVFMYGRLQSPIVWDVTVVMVYVVISALLLYVPMIPDMKICAEKVDNAPRLLKKLYKILSLNWTGNAEQEKIIKRSTKILAILIVPVALAIHTVTSWLFASTSRVGWDSTIFGPYFVTGAFVSGGAAVIIAMYFYRKNFKLQDYITEMHFDKMGKFLVLLSLIYLYFNLNEFLVPGYKMKKFDAAHLHDIFVGTHALLFWAVQIFGLVLPIIFMLFRKMRKPLPILIIAIFVLVGAWFKRYIIVVPTQEHPFLPIQNVPLNFKIYTPTITETLITIAPFILVLIIITILSKLFPVIPVQETMHQAEEIKNEN
- a CDS encoding 4Fe-4S dicluster domain-containing protein codes for the protein MSDKNDKPKKKTRKDFLQEIGIVGVGSVLAGSAIFAGINYDRKKKAGDRIKVLTAENELLEIDKNDTTKVKKTKAEDLTLLQQEGRDGIAGKRWVMVVDLSKCRNARKCMSACQHAHHLRPEQHHINVLKMQESKHTPPFYMAKPCQHCDNPPCVAVCPVDATFKRPDGIVLIDNERCIGCRFCIAACPYSARVFNWATPLMEEEDKDKTYNVELNVPQRKGTISKCCFSADQVREGKLPYCVSACPNGVYYFGDENEDAVTNGTTKETVRLQKLLEDNAGYRLMPELGTEPRVYYLPPKNKSYPFQDIDRPEASEHLESNNG